In one window of Littorina saxatilis isolate snail1 linkage group LG11, US_GU_Lsax_2.0, whole genome shotgun sequence DNA:
- the LOC138980476 gene encoding ras-related protein Rab-21-like — protein MAFPRGSCVRSILAPSPNSSYSFKCVMVGHQCVGKTCLTNRIATGRFIDSPITTFSAASVKVEVKLPSGAIVNIDLWDTAGQERYRSLTQSYFRDAKAVLLVYDAENKTKIRDWLKEVRRHVTWGDALLFLIGTKLDLGAEICLSEEEIQSLSRIEDTILDIAGHYVLSSKTGENVAQSVERMAESVVVAGKEKRLDLTQRRGTVRARGEREGQDKNGNCC, from the coding sequence ATGGCGTTCCCCAGAGGATCGTGTGTAAGGTCCATCCTCGCACCTTCCCCCAACTCGTCCTACTCCTTCAAGTGCGTCATGGTCGGGCACCAATGTGTGGGCAAGACATGCTTGACCAACAGGATCGCCACAGGCAGGTTCATCGACTCCCCCATCACCACCTTCAGCGCCGCTTCAGTCAAGGTCGAGGTCAAACTCCCCTCGGGCGCCATTGTGAATATTGACTTATGGGACACGGCAGGACAGGAGAGATACCGCAGTCTCACGCAGTCCTACTTCCGTGACGCCAAAGCGGTCTTGCTTGTCTACGACGCGGAGAATAAAACCAAGATCCGTGATTGGCTGAAAGAGGTGCGTCGTCACGTGACTTGGGGTGACGCTTTGCTGTTTCTGATCGGGACCAAGCTAGATCTAGGAGCGGAGATCTGTTTGAGTGAAGAGGAGATACAGTCTTTGTCCCGAATCGAAGACACGATTTTGGACATTGCGGGACATTATGTGTTGAGCTCGAAGACCGGTGAGAATGTGGCACAGAGTGTGGAACGAATGGCGGAGTCTGTGGTCGTGGCGGGGAAGGAGAAACGACTGGATCTAACACAGAGACGGGGGACTGTCAGAGCccggggggagagggaggggcaAGACAAAAATGGCAACTGCTGTTGA
- the LOC138979580 gene encoding ras-related protein Rab-1-like — translation MEDLEAEQFKMSEENICNENGNAIKSQPSGRPATQQRDAVLKVIMLGEAGVGKTTFARRIQTRDFSPSTAVTYTLDIFQRKILLASGTMMTFALWDTAGQERCRSLTYSYYRDTKGVLVMYDEKTKLRISDLLKDLKQYAKDCKVSVFLIANKIDLGRDFVLSDNEIEDLSKLNGVLVVDHFMVSSLTGENVEACFRTIAKRLWDAEEMKQFEESSKSTTIKLQDKSDPPVEKTMKKNCAC, via the exons ATGGAGG ATTTGGAAGCAGAACAATTCAAAATGTCCGAGGAAAATATCTGCAATGAGAACGGTAATGCTATCAAGTCTCAGCCCTCGGGAAGACCAGCTACACAGCAACGGGACGCAGTGCTCAAAGTCATCATGTTGGGAGAAGCAGGGGTCGGTAAAACAACTTTCGCAAGGAGAATACAAACCCGTGACTTCTCTCCCAGCACTGCGGTCACCTACACCCTGGATATCTTTCAGAGAAAAATCCTGCTTGCATCGGGAACCATGATGACTTTTGCCTTATGGGACACGGCGGGACAAGAGAGATGCAGAAGTCTCACGTATTCCTACTACCGCGACACTAAAGGGGTACTTGTCATGTACGACGAGAAAACCAAGCTCAGAATCAGTGACCTACTCAAAGACCTCAAACAATACGCGAAAGACTGTAAAGTCTCGGTTTTTCTGATCGCAAACAAGATCGACTTGGGACGCGACTTTGTGTTGTCTGACAATGAGATTGAGGATTTGTCCAAACTAAATGGCGTCCTTGTAGTAGACCATTTCATGGTCAGTTCTCTGACTGGTGAAAACGTGGAGGCATGTTTCAGAACGATCGCAAAGCGACTGTGGGATGCGGAGGAGATGAAACAGTTTGAGGAGTCAAGCAAGTCGACAACGATTAAACTGCAAGACAAGTCAGACCCACCAGTTGAAAAgacgatgaagaagaattgCGCATGCTGA